A section of the Methanococcus vannielii SB genome encodes:
- the infB gene encoding translation initiation factor IF-2 gives MALRCPIVSVLGHVDHGKTSLLDKIRSTRVTQREAGGITQHIGASEIPINTIKKVSKDLLGLFNANLSIPGLLVIDTPGHEAFTSLRKRGGALADIAILVVDINEGFKPQTIEAINILKQCKTPFVVAANKLDRIPGWSSSNGPFILNFNEKVQHPNAMTEFEIRLYENVIKHLNELGFDADLFSRVKDTTRTINVVPVSAITGEGVPDLLIIIAGLAQKFLEQKLALNVEGYAKGTVLEVKEEKGLGRTIDAIIYDGIARTGDYIVIGNPDGIVTSKVKALLKPKELDEMRDPKDKFKPSREISAATGVKISAPELEMVVSGSPLRIVPKEHINKAMDEITEEIEEFTIKTDEEGIIIKADTMGSLEAIANELRKAKANIKKAEVGDVSKKDIIEASSYSSSDPLNGLIISFNTKTLPDAKLELEKTDVKLLEGKIIYKLVEDYGAWLKEMEELLKSDELNKLTKPAMIKILPNCIFRQKGPAVCGVEILYGTLKIGSHIMSDDGKKLGYVKEIRNNQQENIKEAKVGMQVPVSIDGNMILGRNAKENDILYVEVSEPEVRKLYHIYKDELRGDEKEALLRYMELKQKLEKSIFWGM, from the coding sequence ATGGCATTGAGATGTCCAATTGTGAGTGTTTTAGGTCACGTAGACCACGGTAAAACTTCACTTCTTGATAAAATACGGAGTACAAGAGTTACACAGAGAGAAGCTGGTGGAATAACCCAGCATATCGGTGCAAGCGAAATTCCAATAAACACGATAAAAAAAGTTTCAAAGGATCTTTTAGGGCTATTTAATGCTAATCTATCTATTCCTGGACTATTAGTTATAGATACACCGGGACACGAAGCATTTACTTCTTTAAGGAAAAGGGGCGGAGCATTAGCAGATATAGCAATTTTAGTAGTGGATATAAACGAAGGATTTAAACCCCAGACAATTGAAGCAATAAATATATTAAAACAATGTAAAACTCCGTTTGTAGTTGCAGCTAATAAATTAGACAGAATTCCTGGTTGGAGTTCAAGTAATGGGCCATTTATTCTAAATTTTAATGAAAAAGTTCAACACCCAAATGCAATGACTGAATTTGAGATAAGGCTTTATGAAAATGTTATCAAGCATTTAAATGAATTAGGTTTTGATGCCGACTTATTTTCAAGAGTTAAAGATACCACAAGAACAATTAACGTGGTTCCCGTATCCGCAATTACGGGTGAAGGAGTTCCTGACCTTTTAATTATTATTGCGGGACTTGCACAGAAATTTTTAGAACAAAAACTTGCTTTAAATGTAGAAGGTTATGCAAAAGGAACTGTTTTAGAAGTAAAAGAAGAAAAAGGACTTGGTAGAACGATTGATGCGATAATATACGACGGAATTGCAAGAACCGGGGATTACATTGTTATTGGTAACCCTGATGGCATTGTAACGTCCAAGGTAAAGGCACTTTTAAAACCAAAAGAATTAGATGAAATGAGGGATCCTAAAGATAAATTTAAGCCTTCAAGGGAAATTTCAGCTGCAACAGGGGTTAAAATCTCTGCCCCCGAATTAGAAATGGTTGTATCGGGAAGTCCATTAAGAATCGTTCCAAAGGAGCATATAAATAAAGCAATGGATGAAATAACGGAAGAAATTGAAGAGTTTACGATAAAGACTGACGAAGAAGGAATAATTATAAAAGCAGATACAATGGGCTCATTAGAAGCTATTGCAAATGAATTACGAAAAGCAAAAGCAAATATTAAAAAAGCAGAAGTTGGAGACGTTTCTAAAAAAGATATTATTGAAGCATCATCTTATTCATCTTCAGATCCATTAAATGGCTTAATAATTTCATTTAATACTAAAACATTGCCCGATGCAAAATTAGAGCTCGAAAAAACAGACGTAAAATTACTTGAAGGTAAAATTATATATAAATTAGTTGAAGACTATGGAGCATGGTTAAAAGAAATGGAAGAGCTTTTAAAGTCTGATGAACTAAATAAGCTTACAAAGCCTGCAATGATTAAAATTCTTCCAAATTGCATTTTCCGGCAGAAAGGCCCCGCAGTATGTGGTGTTGAAATTTTATATGGTACATTAAAAATTGGGAGCCATATAATGTCTGATGACGGTAAAAAACTTGGTTATGTTAAAGAAATTCGGAATAATCAGCAGGAAAATATAAAGGAAGCTAAAGTAGGGATGCAAGTTCCAGTTTCGATTGATGGAAACATGATTCTTGGAAGAAATGCAAAAGAGAATGATATATTATATGTCGAAGTTTCAGAACCTGAAGTTAGAAAACTTTACCACATATATAAGGACGAATTAAGGGGCGATGAAAAAGAAGCTCTTTTAAGATACATGGAATTAAAACAAAAGCTCGAAAAAAGTATATTTTGGGGAATGTAG
- a CDS encoding DHH family phosphoesterase, with product MILVIGYGSLGRKVVNNAKNVDKVTVIDKNDAVFESHENGDFNYVIGDASEPDVLERAKIKDADTIIVLTNDFEVNKKIVGLIPEINAKAYLIVRGMVRYPEIYNGLTINKVIYPLESAARDVVNEIEKSKLRRKLNELKEIAIDAKNSFKNYYTPEETPVNNHKAPFLILMHKNPDPDAMASAMALKAIFEKWGVSSEIAYGGKIGYDENKAMVNLLGIKLNQVDELNALNYCSVAVVDLSSSKTLPIDVDRSKLSVIVDHHDNGDLTARYMDVNPEIGATATILTKYLIELDIVPNRNLSTALYYAITSDTNYFKRKTSKKDFEAASYLQGLMDPKVLEMIENPDIDTETMEILGKAIMNRKIVKGSIALSYVGNIKNRDALPRAAEFLLKTEGINTTYIFGISDNEIHISSRTKDLRIDVGNIMKSAFGGGGHQASAAASVELGIFQSVSDKSALRKLVEEAIQAKIFETMGIEEEDMSSQDKQ from the coding sequence ATGATTTTGGTCATAGGGTATGGTTCTTTAGGACGTAAAGTCGTAAATAACGCCAAAAATGTTGATAAAGTAACGGTGATTGATAAAAATGATGCTGTTTTTGAATCTCATGAAAATGGAGATTTTAACTATGTAATTGGCGATGCTTCCGAACCTGATGTTTTAGAACGGGCAAAAATAAAAGATGCTGATACAATAATTGTTTTAACAAACGATTTTGAAGTTAATAAGAAAATTGTAGGACTTATTCCTGAAATTAATGCAAAAGCATACTTAATAGTTCGAGGAATGGTTAGATATCCGGAAATATACAACGGACTTACTATAAACAAAGTTATTTATCCACTTGAAAGTGCTGCAAGAGACGTTGTAAATGAAATTGAAAAGTCAAAACTCAGGCGGAAATTAAATGAACTAAAGGAAATAGCAATAGATGCTAAAAATTCATTTAAAAACTATTATACTCCAGAAGAAACTCCTGTAAATAATCATAAAGCTCCTTTTTTAATATTAATGCATAAAAACCCAGACCCTGATGCAATGGCAAGTGCAATGGCGTTAAAAGCGATTTTTGAAAAATGGGGTGTATCTTCAGAGATTGCTTACGGCGGAAAAATCGGTTATGATGAAAATAAAGCAATGGTAAATCTTTTAGGAATTAAATTAAATCAAGTTGATGAATTAAACGCTTTAAATTACTGTTCTGTTGCAGTAGTTGATTTATCTTCATCTAAAACACTTCCAATTGATGTAGACCGCTCTAAACTTTCGGTTATTGTTGATCACCATGATAATGGGGATTTAACTGCAAGATATATGGATGTTAATCCAGAAATAGGTGCAACTGCTACTATTTTAACTAAATACTTAATTGAACTTGATATCGTACCGAATAGAAATCTTTCAACAGCCCTGTATTATGCAATTACTTCTGATACAAACTATTTTAAACGGAAAACTTCTAAAAAAGATTTTGAAGCTGCAAGTTATTTACAAGGCCTAATGGACCCTAAAGTTTTGGAAATGATTGAAAATCCCGATATAGATACTGAAACAATGGAAATTTTAGGAAAAGCCATAATGAATAGAAAAATAGTAAAGGGAAGTATTGCTTTATCTTATGTTGGAAATATCAAAAATAGAGACGCTCTTCCAAGGGCAGCGGAATTTTTACTAAAAACTGAAGGGATAAATACAACTTATATATTTGGAATTTCAGATAATGAAATACATATAAGTTCAAGAACAAAAGACTTAAGGATTGACGTTGGAAACATAATGAAGTCTGCATTTGGTGGCGGAGGCCATCAAGCTTCCGCTGCTGCAAGTGTTGAACTTGGAATCTTTCAGTCAGTATCTGACAAAAGTGCACTTAGAAAACTTGTAGAAGAAGCAATTCAGGCAAAAATATTTGAAACTATGGGTATCGAAGAAGAAGATATGTCTTCACAAGATAAGCAGTAA
- a CDS encoding EFR1 family ferrodoxin (N-terminal region resembles flavodoxins. C-terminal ferrodoxin region binds two 4Fe-4S clusters.): protein MKNTIYYFSGTGNSLYLSKKLAERLKDFEVKSIKNAVQNNDYVCNCEKIGIIFPVYCLGIPEIVERFIENIHIENNPYIFCIANYGGEYGGAYFQLSELLNKKGKILSANFGIKMPDNYVVLLNSPKKHNIEKILDNADIMIEKVAKSIDASENNNFGMQLFKKIGYKVIYPFWKRNLSKFDKSFKVSKNCNLCGTCKLVCPVRNIDIKDGHIIWKHGCQDCMACIQICNKKAISRWLSKYNRQYFNPRISTAEYMRGDIK from the coding sequence TTGAAAAATACGATCTATTACTTTTCTGGAACTGGAAATTCGCTTTATCTCTCAAAAAAATTAGCAGAACGCCTCAAAGATTTTGAAGTAAAATCTATTAAAAATGCAGTTCAAAATAACGATTACGTTTGTAATTGTGAAAAAATAGGGATTATATTTCCAGTATATTGTCTTGGAATTCCTGAAATTGTTGAAAGATTTATTGAAAATATTCATATTGAAAATAATCCCTATATTTTTTGTATTGCAAATTATGGTGGCGAATATGGGGGAGCTTATTTTCAATTGTCTGAATTATTAAATAAAAAAGGTAAAATTTTATCTGCAAACTTTGGAATAAAAATGCCTGATAATTACGTTGTTTTATTAAATTCTCCAAAAAAGCATAATATTGAAAAAATACTGGATAATGCCGATATAATGATAGAAAAAGTTGCAAAGTCAATAGATGCTAGCGAAAATAATAATTTTGGAATGCAGTTATTTAAAAAAATAGGATATAAAGTAATTTATCCATTTTGGAAGCGTAATCTTTCGAAATTCGATAAAAGTTTTAAGGTATCAAAAAATTGTAACCTTTGTGGAACATGTAAATTAGTATGCCCTGTTCGAAATATTGATATAAAAGATGGACATATCATATGGAAACACGGGTGCCAAGATTGCATGGCATGTATACAAATTTGTAACAAAAAAGCTATTTCTAGATGGTTAAGTAAATATAACCGGCAATACTTTAACCCTAGAATTTCAACCGCTGAATATATGCGTGGTGATATCAAATGA
- a CDS encoding DUF504 domain-containing protein — protein sequence MLKELINRLLWHPKSSPKDYVIIYLHRGAPDNKKSISVNNIIINDSFLVFNETHIPFHRILEIKNLKTGEILYKKVDIDGLR from the coding sequence ATGTTAAAGGAACTGATAAATAGGTTATTGTGGCATCCTAAAAGTAGCCCTAAAGACTATGTTATAATTTACCTCCATAGGGGCGCACCAGATAATAAAAAATCAATTTCAGTAAATAATATTATTATAAACGACTCTTTTTTAGTTTTTAACGAAACCCATATTCCATTTCATCGAATTTTAGAAATTAAAAATTTAAAAACAGGCGAAATACTGTATAAAAAGGTAGATATCGATGGTTTACGTTGA
- a CDS encoding nucleoside-diphosphate kinase, with the protein MRCEDEIQQTFVALKPDAVERKLIGRIIQRFEDRGFNIIEIKMLKLSKELAEEYYSEHKGKEFYERLITFMTSGKIVAMVIEGERAINTVRKMIGNTCPYDAFPGTIRGDFGLYLPKNIIHASDSIDGAKKEIELFFDSK; encoded by the coding sequence ATGAGATGCGAGGATGAAATTCAACAAACTTTTGTAGCATTAAAACCTGATGCAGTCGAAAGAAAGTTAATTGGAAGAATTATACAGCGATTTGAGGATAGGGGATTTAATATTATTGAAATTAAAATGTTGAAACTTTCAAAAGAACTTGCGGAAGAATATTACTCCGAACATAAGGGAAAAGAATTTTACGAGCGCTTAATAACTTTTATGACTTCTGGAAAAATTGTTGCAATGGTAATCGAGGGTGAAAGGGCAATAAATACGGTTAGAAAAATGATTGGAAATACCTGCCCTTATGACGCTTTTCCGGGAACTATTAGGGGAGATTTTGGATTATACCTTCCTAAAAACATTATACACGCATCGGATTCAATAGATGGTGCAAAAAAAGAAATTGAGTTATTTTTTGATAGCAAATAA
- the purE gene encoding 5-(carboxyamino)imidazole ribonucleotide mutase, whose translation MITILMGSKSDVEVAKKACSILKDFEIPFEVRVAPAHRTPELVENIVKNSKSKVFIAIAGLAAHLPGVVASMTTKPVIAVPVESKMDGLDALLSSVQMPPGIPVACVGIDRGENAAILAVQMLSTSDENLSKKLAEFREKQKEKVISDDSEVSKMF comes from the coding sequence ATGATAACAATACTAATGGGCAGTAAAAGTGACGTAGAAGTTGCAAAAAAAGCATGTTCAATTTTAAAAGATTTTGAAATCCCTTTTGAGGTTAGAGTAGCTCCAGCACATAGGACTCCAGAACTGGTTGAAAATATTGTAAAAAATTCAAAGTCAAAAGTATTTATCGCAATTGCAGGTCTTGCAGCACATTTACCCGGAGTAGTTGCCTCAATGACTACAAAGCCAGTTATTGCAGTGCCTGTTGAAAGTAAGATGGATGGACTTGATGCACTTTTAAGTTCTGTTCAAATGCCTCCAGGAATTCCTGTTGCATGTGTTGGAATCGATAGGGGAGAAAATGCGGCGATTTTAGCTGTTCAAATGCTTTCAACGTCTGATGAGAACCTTTCAAAAAAATTAGCAGAATTTAGGGAAAAACAGAAAGAAAAAGTAATTTCAGACGACTCTGAAGTTTCAAAAATGTTTTAG